CAAGACAAACCCCACCGACAGTCGATGTTATCGTTCAGAATCGATTCGGCGCTGCTGGTCACGAAGGAACTCAACGACGGCATCGATATCCTGTTCGGGAACCGTTTGCTGTTCGAAGACTCCTTTGAATGCATCTGCGAAATCCTCCGACGTGAGGCGGTTGAGGACAGTCTCGATGCGACCAGCGAGCTTCTCGGACTCTCCGCGATGCAGATGGGTCGCGATCCGGTCGAAATCCGCGCCAGCAGCCAGCACCACCAGATCCCGAGAGTCTGCCTTGCGGCCACTGTGGAGTTTCACCGCGAACAGCAACTCCCGTTCCGGAATCCTGGCTGTTACCGGGCGCCCGGTTCGCAGTTCCTCGGTGACAGAGTGCTGGGCCAGATAGCGATACGACCATTCAGCTTCCGTCTGGCGACAGCCCAGCGCGTCCACCATCGCGTCGAACTGAACCGGATTCCCGATATCTTTCGTAAACCGGATAGTCCGGCCCTCGTAGAGTTCGTTTCGCTCGACATCGGCCGTTTTCTCGTAGCCGCGGTCGGTGAGAAGGTCCGTGTAGTCGTCGACCGCTTGGGCCGGAATGACGACGTCGACGTCCGTGGTGAAGCGTTGATTGAACGCCGCGATCGCCCACCCACCGACGAGCACGTACGGCAGGTCAGCGTCGATGACTGCCTCCAGCGTATCCAGTAGTTCGTCTTCGCGTTCACCGAGGCTCATGCATTGAGACGCGGATCCTCGTGGGACGCGTCGATA
The sequence above is a segment of the Halobaculum roseum genome. Coding sequences within it:
- a CDS encoding nucleotidyltransferase domain-containing protein, which encodes MSLGEREDELLDTLEAVIDADLPYVLVGGWAIAAFNQRFTTDVDVVIPAQAVDDYTDLLTDRGYEKTADVERNELYEGRTIRFTKDIGNPVQFDAMVDALGCRQTEAEWSYRYLAQHSVTEELRTGRPVTARIPERELLFAVKLHSGRKADSRDLVVLAAGADFDRIATHLHRGESEKLAGRIETVLNRLTSEDFADAFKGVFEQQTVPEQDIDAVVEFLRDQQRRIDSER